The sequence below is a genomic window from Streptomyces sp. NBC_00582.
CCCGGAACGGCCCCGCCACACCGCTTTCGTGACGCCTTTCTCGGCGGCCCGCACTGCCCGCGCCCGGCAATTGGTTGCCGCACGACAACTGAGCTAACCTTCGACGGACCTCTCAGCGGGCAGTCGCGCCACCGCGGAATCGCCGCTGGTGAGGGGCCCTTCCGGGGCCCGGCGCGGTTCCGAGTCCTCGGGGTGGGGACTCCAGGGGAGCGGAACGAGGGTGCGCATGACCGGCAAGTCGAGGGACGCCCAGGAGCAGGCCCCGGGCGAGCAGGAGCTACGACAGCTCCTGGCCGGGCTGACCGCCGTCCGGGACGGCGACTTCGGCACGCGGCTGCCGTCCGACGGACCGGGTCTGCTGGGTGACATCGCCACGGTCTTCAACGGCATGGTCGACCAGTTGTCCGTGTTCACCTCGGAAGTGACGCGGGTGGCCCGCGAGGTGGGCACCGAGGGCACGCTCGGCGGACAGGCCGAGGTGCCGGGCGTCTCCGGCACCTGGGCGGACCTCACCGACTCCGTCAACGCCATGGCCGGCAATCTGACCACCCAGGTCCGTGACATCGCCCAGGTGGCGACGGCGGTGGCCAAGGGCGACCTCTCGCAGAAGATCGACGTGCCCGCCCGCGGCGAGATCCTTCAGCTGAAGGAGACCGTCAACACCATGGTGGACCAGCTGTCCGCGTTCGCCGACGAGGTGACCCGCGTCGCGCGCGAGGTCGGCAGCGAGGGCCGCCTCGGCGGCCAGGCCCAGGTGCCCGGGGTCGGCGGTGTGTGGCGCGACCTGACCGATTCGGTCAACTTCATGGCGGGAAACCTCACCTCCCAGGTCCGCAACGTCGCCCAGGTGACGACGGCGGTCGCGCAGGGCGACCTGTCGCAGAAGATCACCGTCGACGCGCGGGGCGAGATCCTGGAGCTGAAGAACACCATCAACACGATGGTGGACCAGCTGTCCGCGTTCGCTGACGAGGTCACCCGCGTCGCCCGCGAGGTCGGCACCGAGGGGCGCCTCGGCGGACAGGCGGACGTCAAGGGGGTGAAGGGCACCTGGCGCGACCTCACGGACTCCGTGAACTTCATGGCGGGAAACCTCACCGCGCAGGTCCGCAACGTCGCCCAGGTGGCCACGGCGGTCGCGCAGGGCGACCTGTCGCAGAAGATCACCGTCGACGCGCGGGGCGAGATCCTGGAGCTGAAGAACACCATCAACACGATGGTGGACCAGCTCTCCGGCTTCGCCGACGAGGTCACCCGCGTCGCCCGCGAGGTCGGCACCGAGGGCAACCTCGGCGGGCAGGCGATCGTCCGGGGCGTGTCGGGGACCTGGAAGGACCTGACGGACAACGTCAACGTGATGGCGTCCAACCTGACCGGGCAGGTCCGCTCGATCGCCCAGGTCGCCACCGCGGTGGCCAAGGGCGACCTCTCGCAGAAGATCACGGTCGAGGCCAAGGGCGAGGTCGCCGCCCTGGCGGGCGTCATCAACACCATGGTCGACACGCTGTCCGCGTTCGCCGACGAGGTGACCCGCGTCGCCCGCGAGGTCGGCACCGAAGGACGCCTCGGCGGACAGGCGCACGTGCCGAACGTGGCCGGCACCTGGAAGGACCTGACGGACAACGTCAACTCCATGGCCAACAACCTCACCGGGCAGGTGCGCAACATCGCCCTGGTGACGACGGCGGTGGCCAACGGCGACCTGTCCAAGAAGATCGACGTCGACGCCCGCGGCGAGATCCTGGAGCTGAAGACCACCATCAACACGATGGTCGACCAGCTCTCGTCGTTCGCCGCGGAGGTCACCCGGGTCGCCCGGGAGGTCGGCAGCGAGGGCCGGCTCGGCGGACAGGCCGAGGTGGAGGGCGTCGAGGGCACCTGGAAACGGCTCACCGAGAACGTCAACGAACTGGCCGGGAACCTCACCCGGCAGGTCCGGGCGATCGCCGAGGTCGCGAGCGCCGTCGCCGAGGGCGACCTCACCCGGTCGATCACCGTGGAGGCCTCGGGCGAGGTCGCCGAACTCAAGGACAACATCAACTCCATGGTGGGGTCCCTGCGCGAGAGCACCCGGGCCAACCAGGAGCAGGACTGGCTCAAGACCAACCTCGCCCGGATCGCCGGCCTGATGCAGGGCCACCGCGACCTGCCCGTGGTCGCCGAGCTGATCATGGACGAGCTCACCCCGCTGGTCTCGGCCCAGTACGGCGCCTTCTACCTCGCGGAGGACACCGAGCGCGGACCCGAGCTGCGGCTGGTGGGCTCGTACGGCCGCCCCGACGACACCGACCGGCCCGAGCGCATCCCGGTCGGGCGGTCGCTCGTCGGCCAGGCGGCGCGCAGCCGCCGTCCCGTCACCGTGGAGGAGCTGCCGGCGGGCTACGTCACCATCTCCTCCGGCCTCGGACAGGCGGTCCCCAGCGCCCTGGTGGTGCTGCCCATCGTGGCCGAGGAACAGGTGCTCGGCGTCATCGAGCTCGCCTCGCTCGGCAGCTTCACCCAGATCCACCAGGACTTCCTGGCCCAGCTCATGCCGACCATCGGCGTCAACCTCAACACCATCGTCGCCAACGTCCGCACCGACGAGCTGCTGGGTGAGTCCCAGCGCCTGACGGCCGAACTCCAGGCCCGGTCGGAGGAGTTGCAGGTCCAGCAGGACGAACTCCAGCGGTCCAACGCCGAGCTGGAGGAGAAGGCCTCCCTGCTCGCCTCCCAGAACCGCGACATCGAGGCCAAGAACCTCCAGATCGAGCAGGCGCGGCAGGAACTGGAGACCCGGGCACAGCAGCTGGCGCTGGCCTCCAAGTACAAGTCGGAGTTCCTGGCCAACATGAGCCACGAACTGCGCACCCCGCTCAACAGCCTGCTGATCCTGGCCCAGTTGCTGGCCCAGAACCCCTCGCGCAACCTCACCCCCAAGCAGGTCGAGTACGCGGGCATCATCCACTCGGCGGGCTCGGACCTGCTCCAGCTCATCAACGACATCCTCGACCTGTCCAAGGTGGAGGCCGGCAAGATGGACGTCGCTCCCGAGCGCGTGCCCTTGCGCAAGCTCCTGGAGTACGTCGAGGCGACGTTCCGCCCGATGACGACCCAGAAGAGCCTGGACTTCACGGTGGCCACCGCGCCCGGCACGCCCGTCGACCTGCTCACCGACGACTCCCGGCTGCGTCAGGTCCTGCGCAACCTGCTGTCGAACGCGGTGAAGTTCACCGAGCAGGGCGGGGTGGAGCTGCGGATCGAACCCGCCGCCGACCGGGAGGTGCCACCCGGCGTGCACCGGGGTGGCCCCGTCGTGGCGTTCCGCGTCAAGGACACCGGCATCGGCATCCCCCCGCACCAACTGGAGACGATCTTCGGGGCGTTCCAGCAGGCCGACGGGACGACCAGCCGCAAGTACGGCGGCACCGGCCTGGGCCTGTCCATCACCCGGGAGATCGCCCATCTGCTCGGCGGCGCCGTCACGGTCGACTCCACCCCCGGTCAGGGCAGCACGTTCACGCTGTACCTGCCCGTGGCGCGCGCCGACTTCGAGGAGCTGCTGGACAACGGCGGCCGGCCGGCGGAGCAGGCCGACCCGTTCGTCACCTCCGACGCGGAACCGGCGCCCCGGGTGCTCACGGGCCCCGCGGCGGTGCCCGAGCAGCGCAGGCGCCGCCTGCTGGTCATCGAGGAGCGCCCGCGCGGTCTGCTCACCCTCGTCGCCGAGCGGGCCGTCGCGGACATCGCACACGACCCCGACGATCCGCGCGGGGCGATCGACATCATCACCGCCGTCGGTGCCCAGGAGGCGGCGAGCACCCTGGCGGCCGAACCCTGCCACGGTGTCGTCCTCGAACTCGGCATGCCCGACGACGAGGGCGCGGACTTCCTCGAGGCCATGCGCGGCGACTCCGCCCTGTCCAGCGTGCCCGTCCTCGTCCACACCGGGCACCGGGTGGACGTCGACCAGGAGCGGGCCCTGCGCTCCCGCGCCGGGGACCGGCCCCTCGACTTCCTGTCCAGCCTGGACGAGCTGCGCGAACGCATCACCCTGCACCTGTCCGCCGAACAGCCGGGCGACGTCCTGTCGCTGGTGCGCGCCGAGGAGCCGCAGCCCGCGCAGGTGGACGACGCCTTCCTCGGCCGTACGGTCCTCGTGGTCGACGACGACGCCCGTAACCTCTTCGCGCTCAGCGGCGTGCTGGAGCTGCACGGCTTCCAGGTCCTGCACGCGGACAACGGCCGCAAGGGCATCGAGATGCTGCTCGCCCACCCGGACGTCTCGCTCGTCCTGATGGACGTGATGATGCCGGAGATGGACGGCTACGCCGCCACCTCCGAGATCCGCGCGATGCCCCGGTACGCGGAGTTGCCGATCATCGCCGTCACGGCGAAGGCGATGCCGGGCGACCAGGAGAAGAGCCTCGCCTCGGGCGCCAACGACTACGTCACCAAGCCCGTCGACACCAACGACCTCATCGCCCGCGTCCGACGCTGGCTGCCCAGGTGACCGGGCGCCGCGACCGTCGTCCCCCAGCCGACCGGGTGACGTCCACGGACGTCCCAGCCGAGGAACAGGCCCACCGTGAGTGATCTCCGTCAGCCTCCCGATCCGCAGGGCTCGCCCGGAGGCGAGCCGTCCGGCGCCGCCGCCGGCACCCCCGTGGGCCGGCTCGCGGCGACCGTGGAGCGGCTGCGCCGCGAGGTGCGGGCGGCGCAGGCCGAGGCCGACGGGCGGGCCCTGATCGAACTGGCCAAGGGCATCCTGGTCGAGCGGCTCGGGTGCGGGCCGGCGCAGGCCGCGCGGCAACTCGCCGAGCTCACCGAGCAGGCGGGGGTGACCCCGCTGGAGTTCGCGGTGGACGTCATCAACCAGGCCTCGCGCGACCGGCTCTCGGAGGTGACCAGCGCCTTCCTCGCGGCCACCGCGGCCCGCACCGACGCCGCCGACCCGGCCGGCCGCCCCTCCTCCGCCGTACGGCTGCGGGCCGCCGAGAGCGGTGCGCTGTCCGCCCACGACACCCAGGCCGTCGCGGACTCCCTGCTGGAGCACGCCCTGAACCCCCTGGGCGCGGAGGCGGTGGCGATCTGGGCCCTGGGCGCCGACGGCTCGCTCACCCTGGCGGGCAGCGCCGGGTTCCCGTCCGCCGAGGCCGGGCGCTGGCGGCACGTGCCCCCCGGGGTGACGACCGTGGCACGCCGCGGCCTCACCGAACGTGCGGGGCAATGGATCCGCAGCCTGTCCGAGACCGGTCTGCCCTCCATCGGCCAGCACCACCACGCCGACGGCGGGCGGGTCGCCGTACCGGCCGGGGTCGGCGGGCGGATCCACGGGGTGCTGGAGATCGCCTGGCCCGTACCGCTCGACCCGCCTCCCGCGCCGATCGTCCGGCAGATCGAGGCGCTGGCCGAGCTGTGCGCGCACACCCTGGAGACCTCCGCGCTCCACGGTCCCGACGGGCCCTCGGGCCCCCGCCTCCTGCCCGATGTCACCGAGCTGATGGACCTGGCCGACGGACTCCACGACCCGGCTCTGGTGCTCCACCCGCACCTGGACCCCGACGGCAACCTCGTCGACTTCCGGATCCTCCACGTCAACAGCCGCTTCCTCGACCCCGCCGGCCGGCCGCGCGGGGTCGTCAACGGCTCCCTGCTGCTGGAGACGTATCCGATGGCCGCCGGCCACAGTGAGCTCTTCGAACGGATGGAACGCGTCTACGCCACCGGGGAGCCCTACCGGGCCCATCGGATGCGGCTCACCGCCCTGGTGGACGAGGTCGCCCTCGCGGCGGTCGCCGACGTCAACATCAGCCGGCACGGCGGCAGCGTCCTGCTGATCTGGCGCATCGAGGACGAGACGGCGCGTCTGGCGAGCCTGCTCCAGCACGCCCAGCGCCTCGGCCGCATCGGGGGCTTCGAGGAGAACGTCCTCACGGGCGAGATCACCTGGAACGGCCAGCTCTTCCACCTCTACGGCAAGCCCGCCTCCAGTGCTCCCGTGCCGCTGGAGGACCTGCCCGCGCACGCGCACTCCGACGACGCCGTCGCCATCGGACGGTTCCTGCGGGCCCTCATGCACCACCGCCGCCCCGCGTCCACCGCCTTCCGGCTCCAGCGGCCCGACGGAGTCACCCGCCACATCCGCGTGGTCGCCGAGCCGGTCCTCGACTCCGACGGCCAGTTGTACGTGGTACGCGGCGCCTACCAGGACATCTCCGCCCACCACTGGACCGAGGTGGCGCTGGCCGCCACCCGTGACCAGCTCGCCCACACGGAGCAGCAGTCCAGCGAACGCAACCGGCTCGCCCTGCAGTTGCAGCACGCCATCATGCCCCCGGCGCAGGCCCCGCTGGAGGTGCCCGGGCTTCAGGTGGCGGTGCGGTACCGGCCCGCGGAGACCCAGCATCTGGTCGGCGGCGACTGGTACGACGCGGTCGTGCTGCCGTCCCGGCTGGTGCTGCTGTGCGTGGGTGACGTCGCCGGGCACGGCATCGAGGCGGCCACCAGCATGGTCGTCCTGCGCAACGCGCTGCGCGGGCTCGCCGTCACGGGCGCCGGGCCGGGCCAGTTGCTGTCCTGGCTCAACATGGTGGCCCACCATCTGACCGGCGCCGTCACCGCGACGGCGGTCTGCGGCCTCTACGACCCCGAACGCCACACCCTGCGCTGGGCGCGGGCCGGACATCTGCCGCCGGTCCTGGTGCGCGGCTCCGAAGCGGCGCCGCTGCCGCTGGTCAAGGGGCTGCTGCTGGGCGCCGTACCCGAGACGACGTACGAGGAGCACGAGGTCCAACTCGCCGTCGAGGACACGCTGCTGATGTACACGGACGGTCTGATCGAACGCCGTGACCGGTCCGTGGAGGAGTCCCTGGCGCAGTTGCTGACGGCGGCGCGCACGGTGCCGCCCACGTTGGACCAGCAGTTGGACCGGCTGCTCACCCACAGCAAGTCGGACACGGACGACGACACCTGCATCGTGGGCATCCGCGTGGCCTGAGACCCACCGCGGTCCTCCCCTCCGCCAGTGGCGACCACGCGAACGTTCCGGGCCGGGTTCACCGACGGCGCCGTGTCACGCGTGGTCCGCGGCCCGGCGTTCCGCCGCCTCGACGATGTTCGTGATCAGCATGGCGCGGGTCATCGGTCCCACGCCGCCGATCGGGGGAGCGAGGGTGCCGGCCACCCGGCCGACGTCGGGGTGGACGTCGCCGAGGATGCCCTCCACGGTCCGGGTGAGCCCGACGGACAGCACCGTCGCCCCGGGCTTGATCCAGTCGGGCCGGACCAGATGCGCCACCCCGGCCGCGGCGACGACCACGTCCGCCTCCCGGGTGTGGGCGGCGATGTCACGGGTCGCCTCGTGGCACAGGGTGACGGTGGCGTGCTCCGTGCGCCGGGTGAGCATCAGCCCGAGCGGCCGGCCGACGGTCACACCACAGCCGATGACACAGAACTGCGCGCCCCTGATGGGCACTCGGTGGCGCCGCAGCAGATCGAGGATGCCCCGGGGGGTGCACGGCAGCGGCCCGGGGATGCCCAGGACGAGACGGCCGAGGTTCGTCGGGTGGAGCCCGTCGGCGTCCTTCTCGGGAGCGACGAGCTCCAGGACGGCGTGCATGTCGAGGTGGTCGGGCAGGGGCAGTTGCACGATGAAACCGGTGCACGCCGGATCGGCGTTGAGCCGCAGCACCGCGGCCTCGACATCGGCCTGGGTGGCGGAGGCCGGCAGGTCGACGCGCAGGGACGCGATGCCGACCTCGGCGCAGTCCCGGTGCTTGCCGCCGACATAGGAGTGGCTGGCGGGGTCGTCGCCGACGAGGATCGTGCCCAGTCCGGGCACGATGCCGCGGTCTCGCAGGGCGGCGACCCGGCCGGCGAGTTCCCGCTTGATCTCTGCGGCGGCTGCGGAGCCGGACAGCACGGTCGCGGTGGACATGGTGGGACGCCTTCCGTGTCAGCTGAAGATGACCGTGCGGTTGCCGTGCAGCAGGATGCGGTTCTGGCAGTGCCAGTTGACCGCCCGGGCCAGCGCCAGCCGTTCGGCGTCCCGGCCCACGAGGACCAACTGGTCCGCGGAGAGCCGGTGGTCGACCCGGATGACCTCCTGCTCGATGATCGGCCCCTCGTCCAGGTCGGCCGTGACGTAGTGCGCCGTCGCGCCGACGTGCTTCACCCCGCGCTGGTACGCCTGGTGATACGGCTTGGCGCCCACGAAGCTCGGCAGGAACGAGTGATGGATGTTGATCGCACGGCCTTCGAGGGTCTTGCACAGGTCGTCGGAGAGGATCTGCATGTAGCGGGCCAGCACCACGAGGTCGATGCCGTGCCGGTCCACGAGGTCCAGCAGACGGGCCTCGGCCTGCTGCTTGGTCGCGGCCGTGACCGGGACATGCTCGAACGGGACGCCGGCCGTGTCCGCCATGAGCCGCAGATCGGGGTGGTTGGAGACGACGAGCGCGATCTCGGCGTCGAGCGTGCCGCTCTGCCAGCGGTAGAGCAGGTCCGCCAGGCAGTGGTCGAACTTCGACACCATCACGAGGACACGGGGCTTCACCGTCGCGTCCCGCAGCTCCCACTGCATCCCGTAGGCGGCCGCGACCGTCGCGAACTCCTCCTTCAGACCGTCGAGGGTGAGCGCCCCGTCGGTGGTCGTGAAGCCGGTACGCAGGAAGACCTGTCCGTGGTCGGGGTCGTCGAACTGCTGGTGCTCGGTGATGTCACAGCTGTTGCGGACGAGGAAGCCCGTCACGGCGTTGACGATGCCGGGGCGCTCGGGGCAGCTCAGGGTCAGGACGAACTGGGTGCTCATGGCTGTCTCCTCAGCACTCGACCACGTTGAGGGCGAGACCGCCACGTGCGGTCTCCTTGTACTTGTCCTTCATGTCGGCCCCGGTCTCCCGCATGGTCTTGATGGCCTTGTCGAGGGAGACGTGATGGGTGCCGTCACCGTGGAGGGCCATCCGCGCGGCGGTGATCGCCTTCAGGGAGGCGACGGCGTTGCGCTCGATGCAGGGGATCTGCACGAGTCCGCCGACGGGATCGCAGGTGAGGCCGAGATTGTGCTCGATGCCGATCTCGGCGGCGTTCTCCACCTGTTCGGGCGTGCCCCCGATGACCTCGGCCAGCCCGGCGGCGGCCATCGAGCAGGCCGAGCCGACCTCGCCCTGACAGCCGACCTCGGCCCCGGAGATCGAGGCGTTCTCCTTGAACAGCACGCCGACGGCGGCGGCGGTCAGCAGGAACCGCACGATGCCGTCCTCGTTCGCGCCGCGCACGAACCGCTCGTAGTAGTGCAGGACGGCGGGGATGATCCCGGCGGCGCCGTTGGTCGGGGCGGTGACGACCCGTCCGCCCGCCGCGTTCTCCTCGTTCACCGCCAGCGCGTACAGCGTCACCCACTCCATCGCGTGCAGGGAGTCGGTCTCCGCCTCGTCGTCCGCGGTCAGGAGCCTGCGGTGCAGCGCGGCGGCCCGGCGCCGCACCTTCAGCCCGCCCGGCAGCACCCCGTCGGTGGCGCACCCCGTCCGGACGCACTCCCGCATGACGGACCAGATGTGCAGCAGCCCCGCCCTGACCTCGTCCTCGGGGCGCCAGGCCGTCTCGTTCGCCATCATGATCGAGCTGATCGACAGGCCGCTCGCCCCGGTGTGCGCCAGCAGGTCGGCGCCGGTGGTGAACGGGTAGGGCACCGCGGTGGTGTCCGGGACGATCCGCG
It includes:
- a CDS encoding HAMP domain-containing protein codes for the protein MTGKSRDAQEQAPGEQELRQLLAGLTAVRDGDFGTRLPSDGPGLLGDIATVFNGMVDQLSVFTSEVTRVAREVGTEGTLGGQAEVPGVSGTWADLTDSVNAMAGNLTTQVRDIAQVATAVAKGDLSQKIDVPARGEILQLKETVNTMVDQLSAFADEVTRVAREVGSEGRLGGQAQVPGVGGVWRDLTDSVNFMAGNLTSQVRNVAQVTTAVAQGDLSQKITVDARGEILELKNTINTMVDQLSAFADEVTRVAREVGTEGRLGGQADVKGVKGTWRDLTDSVNFMAGNLTAQVRNVAQVATAVAQGDLSQKITVDARGEILELKNTINTMVDQLSGFADEVTRVAREVGTEGNLGGQAIVRGVSGTWKDLTDNVNVMASNLTGQVRSIAQVATAVAKGDLSQKITVEAKGEVAALAGVINTMVDTLSAFADEVTRVAREVGTEGRLGGQAHVPNVAGTWKDLTDNVNSMANNLTGQVRNIALVTTAVANGDLSKKIDVDARGEILELKTTINTMVDQLSSFAAEVTRVAREVGSEGRLGGQAEVEGVEGTWKRLTENVNELAGNLTRQVRAIAEVASAVAEGDLTRSITVEASGEVAELKDNINSMVGSLRESTRANQEQDWLKTNLARIAGLMQGHRDLPVVAELIMDELTPLVSAQYGAFYLAEDTERGPELRLVGSYGRPDDTDRPERIPVGRSLVGQAARSRRPVTVEELPAGYVTISSGLGQAVPSALVVLPIVAEEQVLGVIELASLGSFTQIHQDFLAQLMPTIGVNLNTIVANVRTDELLGESQRLTAELQARSEELQVQQDELQRSNAELEEKASLLASQNRDIEAKNLQIEQARQELETRAQQLALASKYKSEFLANMSHELRTPLNSLLILAQLLAQNPSRNLTPKQVEYAGIIHSAGSDLLQLINDILDLSKVEAGKMDVAPERVPLRKLLEYVEATFRPMTTQKSLDFTVATAPGTPVDLLTDDSRLRQVLRNLLSNAVKFTEQGGVELRIEPAADREVPPGVHRGGPVVAFRVKDTGIGIPPHQLETIFGAFQQADGTTSRKYGGTGLGLSITREIAHLLGGAVTVDSTPGQGSTFTLYLPVARADFEELLDNGGRPAEQADPFVTSDAEPAPRVLTGPAAVPEQRRRRLLVIEERPRGLLTLVAERAVADIAHDPDDPRGAIDIITAVGAQEAASTLAAEPCHGVVLELGMPDDEGADFLEAMRGDSALSSVPVLVHTGHRVDVDQERALRSRAGDRPLDFLSSLDELRERITLHLSAEQPGDVLSLVRAEEPQPAQVDDAFLGRTVLVVDDDARNLFALSGVLELHGFQVLHADNGRKGIEMLLAHPDVSLVLMDVMMPEMDGYAATSEIRAMPRYAELPIIAVTAKAMPGDQEKSLASGANDYVTKPVDTNDLIARVRRWLPR
- a CDS encoding SpoIIE family protein phosphatase, with product MSDLRQPPDPQGSPGGEPSGAAAGTPVGRLAATVERLRREVRAAQAEADGRALIELAKGILVERLGCGPAQAARQLAELTEQAGVTPLEFAVDVINQASRDRLSEVTSAFLAATAARTDAADPAGRPSSAVRLRAAESGALSAHDTQAVADSLLEHALNPLGAEAVAIWALGADGSLTLAGSAGFPSAEAGRWRHVPPGVTTVARRGLTERAGQWIRSLSETGLPSIGQHHHADGGRVAVPAGVGGRIHGVLEIAWPVPLDPPPAPIVRQIEALAELCAHTLETSALHGPDGPSGPRLLPDVTELMDLADGLHDPALVLHPHLDPDGNLVDFRILHVNSRFLDPAGRPRGVVNGSLLLETYPMAAGHSELFERMERVYATGEPYRAHRMRLTALVDEVALAAVADVNISRHGGSVLLIWRIEDETARLASLLQHAQRLGRIGGFEENVLTGEITWNGQLFHLYGKPASSAPVPLEDLPAHAHSDDAVAIGRFLRALMHHRRPASTAFRLQRPDGVTRHIRVVAEPVLDSDGQLYVVRGAYQDISAHHWTEVALAATRDQLAHTEQQSSERNRLALQLQHAIMPPAQAPLEVPGLQVAVRYRPAETQHLVGGDWYDAVVLPSRLVLLCVGDVAGHGIEAATSMVVLRNALRGLAVTGAGPGQLLSWLNMVAHHLTGAVTATAVCGLYDPERHTLRWARAGHLPPVLVRGSEAAPLPLVKGLLLGAVPETTYEEHEVQLAVEDTLLMYTDGLIERRDRSVEESLAQLLTAARTVPPTLDQQLDRLLTHSKSDTDDDTCIVGIRVA
- a CDS encoding bifunctional methylenetetrahydrofolate dehydrogenase/methenyltetrahydrofolate cyclohydrolase, coding for MSTATVLSGSAAAAEIKRELAGRVAALRDRGIVPGLGTILVGDDPASHSYVGGKHRDCAEVGIASLRVDLPASATQADVEAAVLRLNADPACTGFIVQLPLPDHLDMHAVLELVAPEKDADGLHPTNLGRLVLGIPGPLPCTPRGILDLLRRHRVPIRGAQFCVIGCGVTVGRPLGLMLTRRTEHATVTLCHEATRDIAAHTREADVVVAAAGVAHLVRPDWIKPGATVLSVGLTRTVEGILGDVHPDVGRVAGTLAPPIGGVGPMTRAMLITNIVEAAERRAADHA
- the purU gene encoding formyltetrahydrofolate deformylase, with translation MSTQFVLTLSCPERPGIVNAVTGFLVRNSCDITEHQQFDDPDHGQVFLRTGFTTTDGALTLDGLKEEFATVAAAYGMQWELRDATVKPRVLVMVSKFDHCLADLLYRWQSGTLDAEIALVVSNHPDLRLMADTAGVPFEHVPVTAATKQQAEARLLDLVDRHGIDLVVLARYMQILSDDLCKTLEGRAINIHHSFLPSFVGAKPYHQAYQRGVKHVGATAHYVTADLDEGPIIEQEVIRVDHRLSADQLVLVGRDAERLALARAVNWHCQNRILLHGNRTVIFS
- a CDS encoding L-serine ammonia-lyase, producing MTLSVFDMFKVGIGPSSSHTVGPMRAACSFAHALEQEGLLDDTHGVRVELFGSLGATGHGHGSVKAVVLGLEGHAPETVDPALAAPAMDRVRTTGRLRLLDKHPLAFRVDDDIVLHRGRRLPFHSNAMTFEAVDSAGRSLSHRTYYSVGGGFVLDEDQANGPRIVPDTTAVPYPFTTGADLLAHTGASGLSISSIMMANETAWRPEDEVRAGLLHIWSVMRECVRTGCATDGVLPGGLKVRRRAAALHRRLLTADDEAETDSLHAMEWVTLYALAVNEENAAGGRVVTAPTNGAAGIIPAVLHYYERFVRGANEDGIVRFLLTAAAVGVLFKENASISGAEVGCQGEVGSACSMAAAGLAEVIGGTPEQVENAAEIGIEHNLGLTCDPVGGLVQIPCIERNAVASLKAITAARMALHGDGTHHVSLDKAIKTMRETGADMKDKYKETARGGLALNVVEC